A section of the Glandiceps talaboti chromosome 8, keGlaTala1.1, whole genome shotgun sequence genome encodes:
- the LOC144438442 gene encoding dnaJ homolog subfamily A member 3, mitochondrial-like isoform X1 yields the protein MATSRVLHVVRPHISMKNCHKLIDCNANVEVRSCFTVLNRHFVTLNAGKCRNTSLCQFKNLDTSVKLGTLKYLDGRSFHTSTTALQKDYYEILGVPKSASQKDIKKSYYQLAKKYHPDTNKGDKNASQKFADLAEAYEVLSDERKRHEYDTLGATGFGASAQGGPGAGPFGGGFNWQYQSTVNPEDLFRKIFGDAGIKSEFFDENMFRNSYRRVTDVMMDLTFSEACRGVNKDITVQVQDTCARCKGNKSEPGTKPVTCHHCNGTGMETINTGPFVMRSTCRKCRGQRVLVSSPCIVCRGKGEVLINKTVTVPVPAGVEDGQTVRMQVGREEIFVSFRVAKSRTFRRDGADVHSDVEVSFTQAALGGSIKLKGIYEEINLAVPPGTQSHSRIRLDNKGIARMSGYGYGDHYIHFRIRVPRTLTAKQKAILLAYAEEETGVTGTIEGISKTQDGAKFATEDESGLVSHIRRALHKVVPENIGRKVADKIDEHETDTKRQR from the exons ATGGCGACCTCGAGGGTTTTGCACGTTGTCCGACCACACATTTCCATGAAAAACTGTCACAAATTGATCGACTGCAATGCGAATGTCGAAGTCAGATCATGCTTTACCGTACTAAATAGACATTTTGTGACTTTAAACGCAGGGAAATGTCGTAATACCTCTCTATGTCAATTCAAAAATCTAG ATACCAGTGTAAAACTAGGAACATTGAAGTATTTGGATGGTAGAAGTTTTCATACAAGCACAACAGCATTACAGAAAGATTACTATGAAATACTTGGTGTACCAAAGAGTGCCTCACAAAAAGACATCAAAAAATCTTACTATCAG CTTGCCAAGAAATACCATCCTGACACAAATAAAGGTGATAAAAATGCATCACAAAAGTTTGCTGATCTGGCTGAAGCCTATGAG gTACTGAGTGATGAAAGGAAACGTCATGAATACGATACACTTGGTGCTACAGGATTTGGAGCTAGTGCCCAAGGTGGTCCTGGTGCTGGACCATTTGGTGGTGGATTCAACTGGCAATACCAGTCCACTGTTAACCCAGAAGATCTCTTCAGGAAAATCTTTGGAGATGCTGGAATTAAAAGTGaattttttgatgaaaatatgttTAGGAATTCTTACAGACGAGTTACAGAT GTGATGATGGACTTGACATTCAGTGAAGCATGTAGAGGAGTCAATAAAGACATCACAGTTCAAGTTCAAGATACATGTGCAAGGTGTAAAGGCAATAAATCAGAACCTGGTACAAAACCAGTCACATGTCATCATTGTAATGGCACTGGTATG GAAACAATCAATACGGGGCCATTTGTTATGAGATCAACGTGTCGGAAATGCCGTGGTCAGAGAGTTTTAGTTTCTTCACCATGTATAGTTTGTCGGGGTAAAGGTGAAGTTCTCATCAATAAAACAGTGACAGTACCAGTGCCAGCAG GCGTGGAAGATGGTCAGACTGTGAGAATGCAGGTTGGAAGGGAGGAGATATTTGTGAGTTTCAGAGTTGCTAAGAGTAGGACATTTAGAAGAGATGGTGCTGATGTACATTCTGATGTAGAAGTCAGTTTTACACAAGCTGCTTTAGGAGGAAGTATTAAACTCAAAGGAATCTATGAAGAAATCAACCTAGCT GTTCCACCTGGTACACAGTCTCATAGTAGAATTCGATTGGATAATAAAGGTATAGCCAGAATGAGTGGCTATGGCTATGGTgatcattacatacattttagaaTCAGGGTACCAAG GACTCTTACTGCCAAACAGAAAGCTATATTGTTAGCGTATGCAGAGGAAGAGACTGGAGTGACGGGTACAATAGAAGGGATATCCAAAACACAAGATG GTGCAAAGTTTGCAACAGAGGATGAATCTGGTCTGGTGAGTCACATAAGAAGGGCATTACATAAAGTGGTACCTGAAAACATCGGTAGAAAAGTGGCAGATAAAATAGATGAACACGAAACAGATACTAAACGACAGAGGTGA
- the LOC144438442 gene encoding dnaJ homolog subfamily A member 3, mitochondrial-like isoform X2 codes for MATSRVLHVVRPHISMKNCHKLIDCNANVEVRSCFTVLNRHFVTLNAGKCRNTSLCQFKNLDTSVKLGTLKYLDGRSFHTSTTALQKDYYEILGVPKSASQKDIKKSYYQLAKKYHPDTNKGDKNASQKFADLAEAYEVLSDERKRHEYDTLGATGFGASAQGGPGAGPFGGGFNWQYQSTVNPEDLFRKIFGDAGIKSEFFDENMFRNSYRRVTDVMMDLTFSEACRGVNKDITVQVQDTCARCKGNKSEPGTKPVTCHHCNGTGMETINTGPFVMRSTCRKCRGQRVLVSSPCIVCRGKGEVLINKTVTVPVPAGVEDGQTVRMQVGREEIFVSFRVAKSRTFRRDGADVHSDVEVSFTQAALGGSIKLKGIYEEINLAVPPGTQSHSRIRLDNKGIARMSGYGYGDHYIHFRIRVPRTLTAKQKAILLAYAEEETGVTGTIEGISKTQDDSKIYGEEESEGILSKIKKAILGS; via the exons ATGGCGACCTCGAGGGTTTTGCACGTTGTCCGACCACACATTTCCATGAAAAACTGTCACAAATTGATCGACTGCAATGCGAATGTCGAAGTCAGATCATGCTTTACCGTACTAAATAGACATTTTGTGACTTTAAACGCAGGGAAATGTCGTAATACCTCTCTATGTCAATTCAAAAATCTAG ATACCAGTGTAAAACTAGGAACATTGAAGTATTTGGATGGTAGAAGTTTTCATACAAGCACAACAGCATTACAGAAAGATTACTATGAAATACTTGGTGTACCAAAGAGTGCCTCACAAAAAGACATCAAAAAATCTTACTATCAG CTTGCCAAGAAATACCATCCTGACACAAATAAAGGTGATAAAAATGCATCACAAAAGTTTGCTGATCTGGCTGAAGCCTATGAG gTACTGAGTGATGAAAGGAAACGTCATGAATACGATACACTTGGTGCTACAGGATTTGGAGCTAGTGCCCAAGGTGGTCCTGGTGCTGGACCATTTGGTGGTGGATTCAACTGGCAATACCAGTCCACTGTTAACCCAGAAGATCTCTTCAGGAAAATCTTTGGAGATGCTGGAATTAAAAGTGaattttttgatgaaaatatgttTAGGAATTCTTACAGACGAGTTACAGAT GTGATGATGGACTTGACATTCAGTGAAGCATGTAGAGGAGTCAATAAAGACATCACAGTTCAAGTTCAAGATACATGTGCAAGGTGTAAAGGCAATAAATCAGAACCTGGTACAAAACCAGTCACATGTCATCATTGTAATGGCACTGGTATG GAAACAATCAATACGGGGCCATTTGTTATGAGATCAACGTGTCGGAAATGCCGTGGTCAGAGAGTTTTAGTTTCTTCACCATGTATAGTTTGTCGGGGTAAAGGTGAAGTTCTCATCAATAAAACAGTGACAGTACCAGTGCCAGCAG GCGTGGAAGATGGTCAGACTGTGAGAATGCAGGTTGGAAGGGAGGAGATATTTGTGAGTTTCAGAGTTGCTAAGAGTAGGACATTTAGAAGAGATGGTGCTGATGTACATTCTGATGTAGAAGTCAGTTTTACACAAGCTGCTTTAGGAGGAAGTATTAAACTCAAAGGAATCTATGAAGAAATCAACCTAGCT GTTCCACCTGGTACACAGTCTCATAGTAGAATTCGATTGGATAATAAAGGTATAGCCAGAATGAGTGGCTATGGCTATGGTgatcattacatacattttagaaTCAGGGTACCAAG GACTCTTACTGCCAAACAGAAAGCTATATTGTTAGCGTATGCAGAGGAAGAGACTGGAGTGACGGGTACAATAGAAGGGATATCCAAAACACAAGATG ATTCTAAAATCTATGGTGAAGAGGAAAGTGAGGGAATACTTAGTAAAATTAAGAAAGCTATCCTTGGCAGTTAA